One stretch of Lagenorhynchus albirostris chromosome 13, mLagAlb1.1, whole genome shotgun sequence DNA includes these proteins:
- the ID2 gene encoding DNA-binding protein inhibitor ID-2 — protein MKAFSPVRSVRKNSLSDHSLGISRSKTPVDDPMSLLYNMNDCYSKLKELVPSIPQNKKVSKMEILQHVIDYILDLQIALDSHPTIVSLHHQRPGQSQASRTPLTTLNTDISILSFQASEFPSELMSNDSKALCG, from the exons ATGAAAGCCTTCAGTCCAGTGAGGTCCGTTAGGAAAAACAGCCTTTCGGACCACAGCCTGGGCATCTCCCGGAGCAAAACCCCGGTGGACGACCCGATGAGCCTGCTGTATAACATGAACGACTGCTACTCCAAGCTCAAGGAGCTGGTGCCCAGCATCCCCCAGAACAAGAAGGTGAGCAAGATGGAAATCCTGCAGCACGTCATCGACTACATCTTGGACCTGCAGATCGCCCTGGACTCGCACCCCACTATTGTCAGCCTGCACCACCAGCGGCCCGGGCAGAGCCAGGCGTCCAGGACGCCGCTGACCACCCTAAACACGGACATCAGCATCCTGTCCTTTCAG GCTTCTGAATTCCCTTCTGAGTTAATGTCAAATGACAGCAAAGCGCTCTGTGGCTGA